Proteins found in one Triticum aestivum cultivar Chinese Spring chromosome 4D, IWGSC CS RefSeq v2.1, whole genome shotgun sequence genomic segment:
- the LOC123098372 gene encoding uncharacterized protein: protein MSGGSMAMGARSKHHPKSLALRCYCYAASHRSLTLLVWGLAALVVLLNFHLLVTHGKDDQSGRPREIHRAILRELEVVEEERFQVTPARSRRNPRAVRRKGEHTKPLSVVDEFLDESSAVHDMFFPEPRTAIDPVHGGNDSMYFYHPGRVWLDTDGKPIQAHGGGVLYDERTETYFWYGENKDGKTYKAHSKGADRVDIVGVSCYSSKDLWAWKNEGVVLRGEKKNVTHDLHVSNVLERPKVIYNDRTGKYVMWMHIDDANYTKASVGVAVSDSPTGPFSYLYSKRPHDCESRDMTIFKDDNGKAYLIYSSEDNSELHIGQLTDDYLDVTDDMRRFLIAQHREAPSLFKFDGTYYMITSGCTGWAPNTALAHAATSVMGPWETLGSPCVGGNDIFRSTTFFSQSTFVLPLRGLRGSFIFMADRWNPSDLRDSRYVWLPLTVGGVPDEAADYSFMFPLWSRVSIYWHRRWRLPEGWTDS, encoded by the exons ATGAGCGGCGGCAGCATGGCCATGGGCGCGAGGAGCAAGCACCATCCCAAATCTCTGGCCCTGCGCTGCTACTGCTACGCGGCGAGCCACCGCTCCCTGACCCTGCTGGTGTGGGGCCTGGCGGCGCTGGTGGTCCTTCTGAATTTCCACCTGCTGGTCACCCACGGCAAGGATGACCAGAGCGGCAGGCCCCGCGAGATCCACCGGGCGATCCTCAGAGagctggaggtggtggaggaggagagGTTCCAGGTGACGCCCGCCCGGAGCCGGAGGAACCCGCGGGCCGTGCGGCGCAAGGGGGAGCACACCAAGCCGCTGTCCGTGGTGGACGAGTTCTTGGACGAGTCCTCGGCGGTGCACGACATGTTCTTCCCGGAGCCGAGGACGGCCATCGATCCCGTCCATGGCGGCAACGACAGCATGTACTTCTACCACCCCGGGAGGGTGTGGCTCGACACCGACGGCAAGCCGATCCAGGCTCATGGAGGCGGCGTGCTGTATGATGAGAGGACCGAGACCTACTTCTGGTACGGAGAGAACAAGGATGGCAAGACCTACAAAGCTCACAGCAAGGGTGCTGATCGA GTTGACATTGTTGGAGTGAGCTGCTATTCTTCGAAGGACCTGTGGGCATGGAAAAATGAAGGAGTCGTGCTCCGTGGCGAGAAAAAGAATGTGACACATGACCTCCACGTATCCAATGTCCTGGAGAGGCCGAAGGTGATCTACAACGATCGGACAGGCAAATACGTGATGTGGATGCACATAGATGATGCTAACTACACCAAGGCCTCGGTTGGGGTGGCTGTCAGTGACTCTCCCACAGGCCCGTTCTCCTACCTCTACAGCAAGCGCCCGCACGACTGCGAAAGCCGAGACATGACCATTTTCAAGGATGACAATGGGAAGGCCTACCTGATATACTCATCCGAGGACAACAGCGAGCTCCACATCGGCCAGCTGACCGACGACTACCTCGACGTGACCGACGACATGAGGAGGTTTCTCATTGCGCAGCACCGAGAAGCCCCATCGCTGTTCAAGTTCGACGGCACCTACTACATGATAACCTCAGGGTGCACGGGCTGGGCGCCGAACACCGCGCTGGCTCACGCCGCGACGTCGGTGATGGGGCCTTGGGAGACGCTGGGGAGCCCCTGCGTGGGAGGGAACGACATATTCCGGTCGACGACGTTCTTCTCCCAGAGCACATTCGTGCTGCCACTTCGAGGCCTGAGAGGTTCATTCATCTTCATGGCCGACCGGTGGAACCCTTCGGACCTGCGGGACTCGCGGTACGTGTGGCTGCCGCTGACGGTGGGTGGCGTGCCGGATGAGGCCGCAGACTACAGCTTCATGTTCCCGCTCTGGTCCCGGGTGTCGATTTACTGGCACCGGCGGTGGCGGCTCCCCGAGGGGTGGACAGATTCTTGA